The Labeo rohita strain BAU-BD-2019 unplaced genomic scaffold, IGBB_LRoh.1.0 scaffold_1277, whole genome shotgun sequence genome contains the following window.
ACTGATCCACATTTCAGGCCACATCAGGAGTGTCTGGTTTTCTTAGATCCATGAGTTGCAGATTTCCTCTAATGCTACGGATTCTCTTTAAATCACAGCAAAAAGACGAAAGCCATCATCTTCATGATTAACCTGACCATAGCTGACCTGGCTCACGTGCTGTCGCTGCCGCTTCGAATTCACTACTACATCCAACACGACTGGCCTTTCGGCAGTGCGTTATGTATGCTATGTTTTTACCTGAAATATCTTAACATGTACGCTAGCATCGCATTTCTGGTCTGCATCAGCATTCAGCGCTGCGCTTTTCTCCTGCGGCCATTCCGCGCCAAGCACTGGAAGTCGCGCTATGACGTCTGCATCAGTATCGCAGTCTGGGTGGTGGTGGGTCTGTGCTGCTCGCCCTTCATTCTAATGAGGAGCAACTCAGGTTCCGGAAGTCAAAACAAAACCTGCTTCAAGGACCTGCCGACACGCAAGCTGAACTTACGCACGGCCGTCTCCATGATGGTCGCTGCTGAACTCTTGGGATTTCTCGGTCCCTTAATTATCATCGGTTTCTGTACTTACTTAATAGTGAATTCCTTGCGACAGCGGAACCAAAATCAGCAGTCCACTAGCAGCACGAGAAAGGCTTTGCGCATGGTTAGGGTGTGCACAGGGGTCTTCCTGTTCTGTTTTGCCCCCTACCACATCAACTTCCTGCTGTACCTGATGGTAACCCAGAGCATCATAACAAATTGTGTAGCGATTCAGGCCATCAGACTGTTCCACTCCATCTCTCTCTGCATTGCAAGCCTGAACTGCTGCCTCAACCCACTCATCTACTACTTTCTGACCACGGAGTTCAAGCAGCAGCTGCAGCAGCATGGCAGCTCCGTGCTCAGAGGGCGTCTGATGAGCATGGAGAGCACATCGTCCTTTCCAGAATGAGAGATGTCGTCATCCGAGCATCGCCACGAGGAACCATATATGTTTTAACAGTGAAGTCATTTATTTGACTTCAGTGTAAAGACGTTTGTGTACATTTAGTGGACAAATCTTGCCTTTGGACAACGTACAAACTGAAGTCTATGCATTATGCGCTATACACTGCTTgaccaaaaagaaagaaaatataaagcTTACAGTAGAAACTCAAATGTTATGTCCATACAGTATTGTTTTGACCAAAATCACAGGTGAAGCATTTGAACAGCCGACATTTAaatggaaggaaaaaaaagaaaaaaaaaaaaactttcaacaGACTGCATGGCAGAGACATTTTTGTATAATGCAGATGCAGGATGAGCTGATAGTGTCTATCTCAACAGACTGAGAGGAGTGACAGTGGAAAACCCAACTAGGCTTTAGCTGAACTCACTGGACCAACTGAACACCAGGCCTACAATAAGattaaacagaaaaagaaaccaACAATCAACTGCAAATTCATCATACTGTGGACATGTGAGGCTGAGATGGGACAAATCGAAACGTACAAGAGCAACATAAAAATTGAGATTCTGTTTTCACGCTGTCTAATTGtttacatttgcttttgttttattgtattgtactCAGAACAAATGAGATTCAATatgttaatgtgtttaataaatGGCATTAAGTATGTTAATGGTATTGTATTTTCATTATaacgtacaaaaaaaaataataataataataataataataatcatcatcatcagcaaATCTCAGTGTTTCTCCCTCATTTACACAAATAACCTGCTATGGGATTGTACATATCAGTGTACTGAATTAGTTTCCTGTTCAGTTTGGTTTGTACAGAAAAGAATAACAAGAGCAGTCGCcaaaaaagtcagagtttaGAATGGCATGAGGTtaagtaataaattattaagCATCATCATTTTGGGATGGACTATCAATATCTCAGAGCTCCAAAATTATGAATACTTTAACTGGATTCATTCTTTAGTTGATTTTTATATACTGAACGCCATGTTATATCATATATATGTTATGTCATATTTGCAtccgaactcttcatatatatatagatatatatatatatatatatacacacacacacacgtttttgTGTGACTCAgtatgtgttttaaatgtatattttaggtTGTTtctgaaaacctactttttttaGCCAAGTATCAAAAGGCTGCTGATGTTAAAAGAATCAGCTGTGCATGTGATTATATCAGTTCAAGTTAGAACCTATCAGCCAGCatcatctagagtttcatgaccaaattttgtatttacaatgATATTAAATCACTAAACCCATGGTATACGTTTTGGCCATATCACACACTTTTACGTGCGCTcaccacacaccagctacaGGTAGAGAGAAGACAGAGATCGAGCCAATTCAGTGGATGGGGATTATCaggagcagtgttgggggtaacgcattgcAGGTAACATGAGTTACgcaataatattactttttttccaagtagctagtaaagtaacgcattactcttgaatttctaagaaaatatctgagttacttttttccccatttattgattgaaaagTCTCCTGTCTGGAAATTGTGAGTAAACATGATgcgaacatgcattaattcatcttacTCACAAAAAATTcctcagtattcctcaaaatgaataaaaacagtgaaacgcagactcagaatatgacacaactctgtaataaatatgttatgtaaatatgttaaataaaacaaatatcctttatgtatttaatccaatttcattaaccagtgtcttttgctgctgaccttcaatgatgcagttcaaccatactaataagaaaaaaattactttagataaactaacatttgtgcttcaatttttttatagctgaagagtgatcacctgcataaatgtactttaaataaatgtgtctttcagcctgaggtgaattcatttcacttttggtgtaaaagggcttttacattagaattgttttcaagtttcaagtttcaagtttcctttatttatatagcacatttaaaaCAGCCACAAGACTGACCAAAGTGCTTTACACTTAGAGACATCATCCTAAAATTAGGAGTACACAATTACGgccaaag
Protein-coding sequences here:
- the p2ry10 gene encoding putative P2Y purinoceptor 10 → MTSVNTSCDVNMTVWETTINQLYTYFYLIIFIPGLLSNTLALWVLCRFISKKTKAIIFMINLTIADLAHVLSLPLRIHYYIQHDWPFGSALCMLCFYLKYLNMYASIAFLVCISIQRCAFLLRPFRAKHWKSRYDVCISIAVWVVVGLCCSPFILMRSNSGSGSQNKTCFKDLPTRKLNLRTAVSMMVAAELLGFLGPLIIIGFCTYLIVNSLRQRNQNQQSTSSTRKALRMVRVCTGVFLFCFAPYHINFLLYLMVTQSIITNCVAIQAIRLFHSISLCIASLNCCLNPLIYYFLTTEFKQQLQQHGSSVLRGRLMSMESTSSFPE